One Phycisphaera mikurensis NBRC 102666 DNA window includes the following coding sequences:
- the bamA gene encoding outer membrane protein assembly factor BamA, producing MNPTARAQRPDTPGGRAAGPGRRSGRLAGSLTLCLTLLAASPAPAGFAQEAADAWTDRAVVEVGFAGLETVSETLASNAVRMSPGDPYDAARVNDDIDRLTRLGRFRKVFAEVEPVAGGVRLVYRVEEQPLLEGVEIRGNKAVDDLTLRSAVTLRAGDPADEFLVERAVRQIGELYRKRGFFVADVSVDREALRRDRTLVLTIREGPKLRVHGIAFEGNEVFSDDELRKEVKQPTRIPVLRQGNLDRDLVELDAARVREYLRDRGHLDAQVGSRIDVSPDQQRAVVTFLVEEGARYTVKSVRFVPAGGAGAASPLLIPEEQLLLAMSLKPGSVFSVKKSVESGAAIEALYGRLGHLDAEARVERRFDPQRPEVALEVGVDPGEPAVVGKVDVRGNNLTRTRVVLRETRGLTPGRRFDAVGLEETRRRLSESALFAQPTVTILGEPGDAVRDVLIEVQERNTGSIAFGANVSSDLGLGGAIDLTQRNFDITDTPASLGDFVTGQSFRGAGQTFNLTASPGARNSSYAVSWRDPAFLESDFSLSLSAFFNDRDRREFDERRGGGSVGVGRRFGDVWSGAVVGRYNSIRIADIEEDAPVDVFAVEGDNDLTSLGLSFTRSTADSFFTPSRGSRTEFGVDQVGALGGSFEFTRLSAGFTKFWTVDQDYLDRRTIVSFGVDAGYILQENEAPVFERFYAGGRSFRGFDFRGIGPRGVRNDTGQVGDDAVGGRFSLLTTLQYEFPLVDRYLRGVVFTDQGTIDTSVDLGRWRVSVGAGIRMAIPFLSQAPFAIDFAVPLLDEEGDEDELISFTLDIPFQ from the coding sequence GTGAACCCGACGGCACGCGCCCAGCGCCCAGACACCCCGGGCGGCAGGGCCGCCGGCCCGGGCCGACGCTCCGGCCGCCTCGCGGGGAGCCTCACGCTCTGCCTCACCCTGCTCGCCGCGTCCCCGGCCCCCGCTGGCTTCGCCCAGGAGGCAGCCGACGCCTGGACGGACCGCGCCGTGGTCGAGGTCGGCTTCGCCGGCCTGGAGACCGTCTCCGAGACGCTCGCGAGCAACGCCGTCCGGATGAGCCCCGGCGACCCCTACGACGCCGCCCGCGTCAACGACGACATCGACCGGCTCACGCGGCTGGGCCGCTTCCGGAAGGTGTTCGCCGAGGTCGAGCCGGTGGCCGGCGGCGTGCGGCTCGTGTACCGCGTGGAGGAGCAGCCGCTGCTGGAGGGGGTGGAGATCCGCGGGAACAAAGCGGTCGACGACCTCACGCTGCGCAGCGCGGTCACGCTGCGGGCCGGCGATCCGGCGGACGAGTTCCTCGTCGAGCGGGCCGTGCGGCAGATCGGCGAGCTGTATCGGAAACGCGGCTTCTTCGTCGCCGACGTGAGCGTCGACCGCGAGGCGTTGCGGCGTGACCGGACGCTGGTGCTGACCATCCGCGAGGGCCCCAAGCTCCGGGTGCACGGCATCGCCTTCGAGGGCAACGAGGTCTTCAGCGACGACGAGCTCCGCAAGGAGGTGAAGCAGCCGACCCGCATCCCCGTGCTGCGGCAGGGCAACCTCGACCGCGACCTGGTGGAGCTCGACGCCGCCCGCGTGCGGGAGTATCTCCGCGACCGCGGCCACCTCGACGCCCAGGTCGGCTCGCGCATCGACGTCTCGCCCGACCAGCAGCGGGCCGTCGTCACGTTTCTCGTCGAGGAGGGCGCCCGCTACACGGTGAAGTCGGTCCGGTTCGTGCCCGCTGGCGGCGCGGGGGCGGCAAGCCCGCTGCTGATCCCCGAGGAGCAGCTGCTGCTGGCGATGAGCCTCAAGCCCGGCTCGGTGTTCAGCGTCAAGAAGTCGGTGGAATCGGGTGCGGCGATCGAGGCGCTCTACGGGCGGCTGGGCCACCTCGACGCCGAGGCCCGCGTCGAGCGTCGCTTCGATCCCCAGCGGCCGGAAGTGGCGCTGGAGGTGGGCGTGGACCCGGGCGAGCCCGCGGTCGTGGGCAAGGTCGACGTCCGCGGCAACAACCTGACGCGCACCCGGGTCGTCCTCCGCGAGACCCGCGGGCTCACGCCCGGCCGCCGCTTCGACGCCGTCGGGCTCGAGGAGACGCGGCGGCGGCTCTCCGAGTCCGCCCTCTTCGCCCAGCCGACAGTCACGATCCTCGGCGAGCCCGGGGACGCGGTCCGCGACGTGCTCATCGAGGTGCAGGAGCGGAACACCGGGTCGATCGCTTTCGGCGCGAACGTCAGCTCCGACCTGGGCCTCGGCGGCGCGATCGACCTCACGCAGCGCAACTTCGACATCACCGACACGCCCGCCTCCCTCGGCGACTTCGTCACCGGCCAGAGCTTCCGGGGCGCCGGCCAGACCTTCAACCTCACCGCCAGCCCCGGCGCCCGCAACTCCAGCTACGCCGTGAGCTGGCGCGACCCCGCCTTCCTCGAGAGCGACTTCTCGCTCTCGCTGTCGGCCTTCTTCAACGACCGCGACCGCCGCGAGTTCGACGAGCGGCGCGGCGGCGGCAGCGTGGGGGTCGGCCGCCGCTTCGGCGACGTGTGGTCGGGCGCCGTGGTCGGGCGCTACAACAGCATCCGCATCGCCGACATCGAGGAGGACGCCCCCGTCGACGTCTTCGCGGTCGAGGGCGACAACGACCTCACCTCGCTGGGACTGAGCTTCACCCGCTCCACCGCCGACAGCTTCTTCACCCCCAGCCGCGGCAGCCGCACCGAGTTCGGCGTCGACCAGGTGGGCGCCCTCGGCGGCAGCTTCGAGTTCACGCGGCTCAGTGCCGGCTTCACCAAGTTCTGGACCGTCGATCAGGACTACCTCGACCGCCGGACGATCGTCAGCTTCGGCGTCGACGCCGGCTACATCCTCCAGGAGAACGAGGCGCCGGTCTTCGAGCGCTTCTACGCCGGCGGCCGCAGCTTCCGCGGCTTCGACTTCCGCGGGATCGGCCCCCGCGGCGTCCGCAACGACACCGGCCAGGTCGGCGACGACGCCGTCGGCGGCCGCTTCAGCCTGCTGACCACGCTGCAGTACGAGTTCCCGCTGGTCGACCGCTACCTCCGCGGCGTGGTCTTCACCGACCAGGGCACCATCGACACCTCCGTCGACCTGGGCCGCTGGCGCGTGAGCGTCGGGGCCGGCATCCGGATGGCCATCCCGTTCCTCAGCCAAGCACCCTTCGCGATCGACTTCGCCGTCCCGCTGCTCGACGAGGAGGGCGACGAGGACGAGCTGATCTCCTTCACGCTGGACATCCCGTTCCAGTGA
- a CDS encoding 3-isopropylmalate dehydratase small subunit gives MEQDQAARRIAGKAFVLGDDIDTDQIIPAEYLAYNPSDPEERKFFGMYANVGVPKGQSGLPGGNLRFVPEGEFHSAYKIVIGGKNFGCGSSREHAPLALAEAGVEVVVAEFYARIFFRNSVNGGYLLPMEATERLCDGAVETGDECEVDLDAATLTNRRTGKRYALNPLGDVQPIVDAGGVFAYARQEGMLS, from the coding sequence ATGGAACAGGATCAAGCCGCGAGACGGATCGCCGGCAAAGCGTTCGTCCTCGGCGACGACATCGACACCGACCAGATCATCCCCGCGGAGTACCTCGCGTACAACCCCAGCGATCCCGAGGAGCGGAAGTTCTTCGGGATGTACGCGAACGTCGGCGTGCCCAAGGGCCAGTCGGGCTTGCCCGGCGGGAACCTCCGCTTCGTCCCCGAGGGCGAGTTCCACAGCGCGTACAAGATCGTGATCGGCGGGAAGAACTTCGGGTGCGGCTCCTCGCGGGAGCACGCGCCGCTCGCGCTGGCCGAGGCGGGCGTCGAGGTCGTCGTGGCCGAGTTCTACGCCCGGATCTTCTTCCGCAACAGCGTCAACGGGGGCTACCTGCTGCCCATGGAGGCAACGGAACGCCTCTGCGACGGCGCGGTCGAGACCGGCGACGAGTGCGAGGTGGACCTCGACGCCGCCACCCTCACCAACCGCCGCACCGGCAAGCGCTACGCGCTCAACCCGCTGGGCGACGTGCAGCCGATCGTCGACGCCGGCGGCGTCTTCGCCTACGCCCGGCAAGAAGGAATGCTCAGCTGA
- the murB gene encoding UDP-N-acetylmuramate dehydrogenase, giving the protein MLGDLIAAGIPAEADAPLGARTWYRCGGRAELLVKPRTVDEAAEIRRRSADSGTPFRVLGGGANLLVPEGVVPGITARLAGPAFEGVRLEAQRLEAGAGVDLYALVTAATRAGLAGLARVAGVPGTVGGGIAMNAGGAHGALGDRLASATLLDAAGRLERVPPSALRLGYRTSELGGRLVVAAAFLLEPEDPASIRARVRERLALKKAEQPLAAKSAGCAFRNPSGASASVGDPQDPGSWAAGKLIDAAGCKGLRIGSARVSERHANFVTVDAGGRAADVLAVMDEAARRVADRFGVALEREVAVWTTRPSP; this is encoded by the coding sequence GTGCTCGGGGACCTGATCGCCGCGGGCATTCCGGCGGAGGCCGACGCCCCCCTCGGTGCCCGCACGTGGTACCGCTGCGGCGGGCGGGCCGAGCTGCTCGTGAAGCCGCGGACCGTGGACGAAGCGGCGGAGATCCGGCGGCGGTCCGCGGATTCGGGCACGCCCTTCCGCGTGCTCGGCGGGGGGGCGAACCTGCTCGTGCCCGAGGGCGTGGTGCCGGGGATCACGGCGCGGCTGGCGGGCCCGGCGTTCGAGGGTGTCCGGCTGGAGGCGCAGCGGCTGGAGGCGGGGGCCGGCGTGGACCTGTACGCGCTCGTCACCGCCGCCACCCGCGCCGGCCTCGCCGGGCTCGCCCGCGTGGCGGGGGTGCCCGGCACCGTCGGCGGCGGCATCGCCATGAACGCCGGCGGCGCCCACGGCGCCCTCGGCGACCGCCTCGCCTCGGCGACGCTGCTCGACGCGGCGGGGCGGCTGGAGCGGGTGCCCCCGTCGGCGCTGCGCCTGGGCTACCGGACCAGCGAGCTCGGCGGGCGGCTCGTCGTCGCCGCGGCCTTCCTTCTGGAGCCGGAGGACCCGGCGTCGATCCGGGCCCGCGTCCGCGAGCGGCTGGCGCTGAAGAAGGCCGAGCAGCCGCTCGCCGCGAAGAGCGCCGGCTGCGCGTTCCGGAACCCCTCGGGCGCGTCGGCTTCGGTCGGCGATCCACAAGATCCGGGCAGTTGGGCGGCGGGCAAGCTGATCGACGCCGCGGGCTGCAAGGGGCTGCGGATCGGGTCCGCCCGGGTCAGCGAGCGTCACGCGAACTTCGTCACGGTCGATGCGGGCGGCCGGGCCGCCGACGTGCTGGCGGTGATGGACGAAGCGGCCCGCCGGGTGGCGGACCGCTTCGGCGTCGCCCTGGAGCGCGAGGTCGCGGTCTGGACGACCCGGCCTTCCCCGTGA
- a CDS encoding sialidase family protein — MGPALTPHLLKVLAAAALAAVFPLGGCGPAAGGTRPAPAASLAVVADGGVLHRLVGHANADGKTMSLAYDRSADGGAAWSPPVAVKGDPAGPPIKKVSRGEDAAIAAAGDTLLAVWPGRGTGVWGSGPLGSAVSRDGGRTWSPAGDPAPFPADDPAGAHGARFPALQASPGGGFTLVWIDASDDARSMRSARFDPDASSWSEPVVVDAAGCACCWNALAAVGGAEVFVYRDVEPSDMAAARTFDGGRTWSDGSPVARFGWASDGCPHVGAGLAAEPDGGRLFAAVWTGQDGAAGLYRAFSDDAGESWSPPVRLGGDGATHPRMAALGGGVVAAAWTRHAAEGTTLVAAISTDRGETWSEPAAFAGGGPDLPSHVLLAAVGGRLTAHWTEAAGEAPAAVRSAVLPLPR; from the coding sequence GTGGGACCTGCACTGACGCCTCATCTGCTGAAGGTGCTCGCCGCCGCGGCGCTGGCCGCCGTGTTCCCGCTCGGCGGCTGCGGGCCGGCGGCCGGGGGCACCCGCCCGGCGCCCGCCGCCAGCCTCGCCGTCGTCGCCGACGGCGGCGTCCTGCACCGGCTCGTCGGCCACGCCAACGCCGACGGCAAGACGATGAGCCTCGCGTACGACCGCTCGGCCGACGGCGGCGCCGCGTGGTCTCCGCCCGTCGCGGTCAAGGGCGATCCGGCCGGCCCACCGATCAAGAAGGTCTCGCGCGGCGAGGACGCGGCGATCGCCGCGGCCGGCGACACGCTGCTGGCGGTCTGGCCCGGCCGCGGCACCGGCGTCTGGGGATCGGGCCCGCTGGGCTCCGCGGTCTCACGCGACGGCGGCCGGACGTGGTCGCCCGCCGGCGACCCCGCGCCCTTCCCGGCGGACGACCCGGCGGGAGCGCACGGCGCCCGCTTCCCCGCGCTGCAGGCGAGCCCGGGCGGCGGCTTCACCCTCGTGTGGATCGACGCGAGCGACGACGCCCGCTCGATGCGTTCGGCCCGGTTCGATCCCGACGCGTCGTCGTGGTCCGAGCCCGTCGTCGTGGACGCCGCCGGCTGCGCCTGCTGCTGGAACGCCCTCGCGGCCGTCGGGGGCGCGGAAGTCTTCGTGTACCGCGACGTCGAGCCCAGCGACATGGCCGCCGCGCGGACGTTCGACGGCGGCCGGACGTGGAGCGACGGCAGCCCCGTCGCCCGCTTCGGCTGGGCCTCCGACGGCTGCCCGCACGTCGGCGCCGGCCTCGCCGCCGAGCCCGACGGCGGCCGGCTCTTCGCCGCGGTGTGGACCGGCCAAGACGGTGCGGCCGGTCTTTACCGGGCCTTCAGCGACGACGCCGGCGAGAGCTGGTCGCCGCCGGTCCGCCTCGGCGGCGACGGGGCGACCCACCCGCGGATGGCCGCCCTCGGCGGCGGCGTCGTCGCCGCGGCGTGGACGCGCCACGCGGCGGAAGGGACGACGCTCGTGGCGGCCATCTCCACGGACCGCGGCGAGACCTGGTCGGAGCCGGCAGCGTTCGCGGGCGGCGGGCCGGACCTGCCGAGCCACGTGCTGCTGGCGGCGGTGGGCGGGCGGCTCACGGCACACTGGACCGAGGCGGCGGGCGAGGCGCCCGCGGCGGTGCGGTCGGCCGTGCTGCCGCTGCCGCGGTGA
- a CDS encoding type II secretion system protein, translating to MPSSILRRAGASPAPRGFTLVELLVVISIIALLVGILLPTLGAARGAGRGVACLANARSIGQAALMFADDHGGRWVSWSPGTDRKMLLVPYLEQTATNAEHRDADVWNCPENANPTRPDPLDPSRRVVLEASYGFNTNLNRKRIHQVRAPSDTVGLADGGINDLGQPRDATHLWPPSWKGRPDAGSFECRPNARHGERASVAWLDGHADTRRMEPPFYAGPVGVWTGNNVFDRRDPAYKDGLWDLH from the coding sequence TTGCCTTCTTCGATTTTGCGCCGCGCCGGCGCCTCCCCCGCCCCGCGGGGCTTCACGCTCGTCGAGCTGCTGGTGGTGATCTCGATCATCGCCCTGCTCGTGGGCATCCTCCTCCCCACGCTCGGGGCCGCCCGGGGCGCCGGCCGCGGCGTCGCCTGCCTCGCCAACGCGCGGAGCATCGGCCAAGCCGCCCTGATGTTCGCCGACGACCACGGCGGCCGGTGGGTCTCCTGGAGCCCCGGCACCGACCGCAAGATGCTGCTCGTCCCCTACCTGGAGCAGACCGCGACCAACGCCGAGCACCGCGACGCGGACGTCTGGAACTGCCCCGAGAACGCCAACCCCACCCGGCCGGATCCTCTCGATCCGAGCCGGCGGGTCGTGCTGGAGGCGAGCTACGGCTTCAACACGAACCTCAACCGAAAGCGGATCCACCAGGTCCGCGCCCCCTCCGACACGGTCGGCCTCGCCGACGGCGGGATCAACGACCTCGGCCAGCCCCGCGACGCGACGCACCTCTGGCCGCCGAGCTGGAAGGGGCGGCCCGACGCCGGCAGCTTCGAGTGCCGGCCCAACGCCCGGCACGGCGAGCGGGCGAGCGTCGCCTGGCTCGACGGCCACGCCGACACGCGCCGCATGGAGCCGCCGTTCTATGCCGGCCCCGTCGGCGTGTGGACCGGCAACAACGTGTTCGACCGCCGCGACCCCGCTTACAAGGACGGCCTGTGGGACCTGCACTGA
- a CDS encoding sulfatase family protein, producing the protein MTRPNVLYLHSHDTGRHASPYGFAVDTPNLQRFAERGVTYRQAFCNNPTCSPSRACLLSGRYAHSNGMMGLTHRGGRLEQPERTMPAVLRDAGYETVLAGLQHVHTLEDGASMRDLGYTDELFRKRRGVDPHDWAGLDEATVEVAAGFLRRRSGGDRAGGAAAGKPFLLDVGFFATHRTPKPGAGPADEQWHNAGGSPAGDSRYARVPAPLPDTPATRADFADFAAAVARLDRYHGAILDALDAAGLQENTLVFVTTDHGLAFPHMKCNLTHHGTGVLLLMAGAGLPEGVVVDSLVSHVDLLPTVCEAAGIDTPAWAQGRTLRPALDDPQNPAAVRDAVFAEVNDHAAHEPMRSVRTARHSYIRRLDAHRPPHAVLPNIDNGPSKTRLHAAGVLDGPRPDEQLFDLFLDPSEACNVAADPRYARELAEMRARLDGWMRDTDDPALGGDPRTPGMRLHPADGYDASGPAFVQA; encoded by the coding sequence ATGACGCGCCCGAACGTCCTCTACCTGCACAGCCACGACACCGGCCGGCACGCCAGCCCCTACGGCTTCGCGGTCGACACGCCGAATCTCCAGCGTTTCGCCGAGCGGGGCGTCACCTACCGGCAGGCCTTCTGCAACAACCCGACGTGCTCGCCGAGCCGGGCTTGCCTGCTCTCGGGCCGTTACGCCCACAGCAACGGGATGATGGGCCTCACGCACCGCGGCGGGCGGCTGGAGCAGCCGGAGCGGACGATGCCGGCGGTGCTGCGGGACGCGGGGTACGAGACGGTCCTCGCCGGCCTGCAGCACGTCCACACGCTGGAGGACGGGGCGTCGATGCGCGACCTCGGGTACACGGACGAGCTGTTCCGAAAGCGACGCGGGGTGGATCCGCACGACTGGGCGGGGCTTGACGAGGCGACGGTGGAGGTGGCGGCGGGGTTCCTGCGTCGGCGCAGCGGAGGCGACCGCGCGGGCGGCGCCGCCGCGGGCAAGCCCTTCCTGCTGGACGTGGGCTTCTTCGCGACGCACCGCACGCCGAAGCCCGGGGCGGGCCCGGCCGACGAGCAGTGGCACAACGCGGGCGGCTCGCCGGCCGGCGATTCACGCTACGCCCGCGTCCCCGCGCCGCTGCCCGACACCCCCGCCACCCGCGCCGACTTCGCCGACTTCGCCGCCGCGGTCGCCCGGCTCGACCGCTACCACGGCGCCATCCTCGACGCGCTCGACGCCGCGGGCCTCCAGGAGAACACGCTGGTCTTCGTCACCACCGACCACGGCCTTGCGTTCCCGCACATGAAGTGCAACCTCACCCACCACGGCACCGGCGTGCTGCTGCTGATGGCCGGCGCGGGCCTGCCCGAGGGCGTCGTGGTCGACTCGCTGGTGAGCCACGTCGACCTGCTGCCGACGGTGTGCGAGGCGGCGGGCATCGACACGCCCGCCTGGGCCCAGGGCAGAACCCTCCGCCCGGCGTTGGACGATCCGCAGAACCCCGCCGCCGTCCGCGACGCCGTCTTCGCGGAGGTGAACGACCACGCGGCGCACGAGCCGATGCGGAGCGTCCGCACCGCCCGGCACAGCTACATCCGCCGGCTGGACGCGCATCGTCCGCCGCACGCCGTGCTCCCGAACATCGACAACGGCCCGAGCAAGACGCGGCTGCACGCGGCGGGCGTGCTCGACGGGCCCCGCCCCGACGAGCAGCTCTTCGACCTGTTTCTTGATCCTTCGGAGGCGTGCAACGTCGCCGCGGATCCGCGCTACGCCCGCGAGCTCGCCGAGATGCGGGCGCGGCTGGACGGCTGGATGCGGGACACGGACGATCCGGCCCTCGGCGGCGACCCGCGGACGCCGGGCATGCGGCTGCACCCCGCCGACGGGTACGACGCCTCGGGTCCGGCTTTCGTGCAGGCTTGA
- a CDS encoding sulfatase-like hydrolase/transferase — translation MRRRNPPSPPWAAAAAAVAGVLAVAGVLLRDRLAEPGGAAFFGGLAATGLALLIPGVLLAPRRPAAGRLRRGMARLSDFWLVAVPGLLVLHLHLLAVTGRPTWFYAWLLVDRTAHAWAGPEGLTPNLGLFLPVAASMGLAMVAVRLAVGRLRGRRLPGRVYALLLAGGAAVALHPAGWASAPGGSPGGWERALPEVTGPTGEATRDTVLIVLESLRADVLEPRTMPRASALAEGGLVLGRHHAGANSSLLGLHGLLTGRPAAHAEADLAAGVMPPLLAAARRAGYRTAWFDGGHEAAGAGGFGRLAGPAFFDRHHAGANDDWAAGDAWALDRLADTLAEPNRPPVFAVVFLVATHFNYPPPPADERRFAPAAGDGGLLVPRPPTGPFRTPVVNRYRNAVHAADARLGRFLDRIDLDATRIALTGDHGQSLYDDGTIGHWSRLSDAQTRVPFFLTGPGVPAGRIDATTAHADAAALLLRVLVGAPIDLAPPERPTLLVQSNPVRGTEDWVVLEGGRRTAWLRRGDAFRLLGPIDTLGRLRPTPPPGDTRVTRSG, via the coding sequence ATGCGACGGCGAAACCCTCCATCACCGCCTTGGGCGGCGGCCGCGGCGGCGGTGGCCGGCGTGCTCGCGGTGGCGGGGGTCCTGCTCCGGGACCGCTTGGCGGAGCCCGGCGGCGCGGCGTTTTTCGGGGGCCTCGCGGCAACCGGGCTCGCGTTGCTGATCCCCGGCGTGCTGCTGGCGCCGCGCCGGCCCGCGGCGGGTCGCCTCCGGCGGGGCATGGCCCGCCTGTCGGACTTCTGGCTCGTGGCGGTGCCCGGCCTGCTGGTGCTGCACCTGCACCTGCTCGCCGTGACGGGGCGGCCGACCTGGTTCTACGCGTGGCTCCTCGTGGACCGCACCGCCCACGCCTGGGCGGGCCCGGAAGGCCTCACGCCCAACCTCGGGCTCTTCCTGCCGGTCGCCGCGTCGATGGGGCTGGCGATGGTCGCGGTCCGGCTCGCGGTGGGGCGGCTGCGGGGGCGCCGCCTGCCGGGCCGGGTGTACGCCTTGCTGCTGGCGGGCGGCGCCGCGGTGGCGTTGCACCCCGCCGGCTGGGCTTCGGCTCCCGGCGGGAGCCCCGGCGGCTGGGAGCGGGCGCTGCCGGAGGTGACCGGGCCCACGGGGGAGGCCACGCGGGACACCGTGCTGATCGTGCTCGAGTCGCTGCGGGCGGACGTGCTCGAGCCCCGAACGATGCCCCGCGCGTCGGCGCTGGCCGAGGGCGGCCTGGTGCTCGGGCGGCACCACGCCGGGGCGAACAGCTCGCTGCTCGGGCTGCACGGCCTGCTCACCGGCCGCCCGGCGGCACACGCCGAGGCCGACCTCGCCGCCGGCGTGATGCCGCCGCTGCTCGCCGCCGCGCGCCGAGCGGGTTACCGCACCGCGTGGTTCGACGGCGGCCACGAGGCGGCGGGAGCGGGCGGCTTCGGCCGGCTCGCCGGCCCGGCGTTCTTCGACCGCCACCACGCCGGCGCGAACGACGACTGGGCCGCGGGCGACGCCTGGGCGCTCGACCGCCTCGCCGACACCCTGGCCGAGCCAAACCGCCCGCCGGTGTTCGCCGTCGTCTTCCTCGTGGCCACGCATTTCAACTACCCGCCACCGCCGGCCGACGAACGCCGCTTCGCGCCCGCCGCCGGCGACGGCGGCCTGCTCGTGCCGCGGCCGCCGACCGGTCCCTTCCGCACGCCGGTCGTCAACCGGTACCGCAACGCCGTGCACGCCGCCGACGCGCGGCTCGGCCGCTTCCTCGACCGGATCGACCTCGACGCCACCCGCATCGCCCTCACCGGCGATCACGGGCAGAGCCTCTACGACGACGGGACGATCGGCCACTGGAGCCGGCTCAGCGACGCGCAGACGCGCGTTCCCTTCTTCCTGACCGGGCCGGGCGTGCCCGCCGGCCGGATCGACGCCACCACCGCCCACGCGGACGCCGCGGCCCTGCTGCTGCGGGTCCTGGTGGGCGCGCCGATCGATCTCGCGCCTCCCGAGCGGCCGACGCTGCTCGTGCAGTCCAATCCGGTCCGCGGCACGGAGGACTGGGTCGTCCTGGAGGGTGGCCGCCGCACCGCCTGGCTCCGCCGCGGCGACGCCTTCCGCCTCCTGGGTCCGATCGACACGCTCGGCCGGCTGCGACCGACGCCACCGCCCGGCGACACCCGCGTCACGCGGAGCGGCTGA